The following proteins are co-located in the Streptococcus downei MFe28 genome:
- the acpS gene encoding holo-ACP synthase yields MIIGHGIDLQEISRVEKAYKRNPAFAKKVLTDLEFGRFVTLKGQRQMEYLAGRWSAKEAFAKAWGTGIGKLRFHDIEVATNEKGAPIITSKVFLGNTFVSISHSGGFVQASVILEEN; encoded by the coding sequence ATGATTATTGGGCACGGAATTGATTTACAGGAGATTTCGAGAGTTGAGAAGGCTTATAAGCGCAATCCTGCTTTTGCCAAAAAGGTTTTGACCGATCTGGAATTTGGGCGTTTTGTGACCCTCAAGGGGCAGCGGCAGATGGAATATTTGGCCGGACGATGGTCGGCCAAGGAAGCCTTTGCCAAGGCCTGGGGGACTGGGATAGGCAAGCTCCGCTTTCATGACATTGAGGTGGCTACCAATGAAAAAGGGGCTCCTATTATCACCAGCAAGGTCTTTTTGGGTAATACCTTTGTTTCTATTTCCCACAGTGGTGGATTTGTTCAGGCCAGTGTGATTTTGGAAGAGAATTAG